The Oxyura jamaicensis isolate SHBP4307 breed ruddy duck chromosome 5, BPBGC_Ojam_1.0, whole genome shotgun sequence region GCGGTGATATTTGCTGCCTGCTTCCCTTTGTGAGCTTTCCTTGCCTTTGATGCCTTAACAGGAAGCTGGATGAGGAATACAAGGAACGAATCGCAGCTCTAAAGAACGAACTCCGGAAAGAGCGGGAGCAAATCCTGCAGCAGGCTAATAAGCAgcggctggagctggagcaggagataGAAAAGCTGAAAACCGATGAGAACTACATCCGTGACCGCCTCACCCTCTCCCTGAAGGTAACGGGGACTGAATGCAAATGGCACTTTCTCCTAAAAGCCAAGGGTAGGCAGAAGCAGGGAGCGATGCTTGTGATTGATCCTTGCTGAGAGGATCTGTGCCAGCGTATATTGAGCTAGGTGAAAGTGGCTTTAGCTGCAAGATAAAGGCACATCCATAACAGTGTTTTGGGGTCACCTTGATCGGTTACTGCTAGGACTTGTAGGGCTCCCTTTCAGATTTCTGCTGCCACGTGTGCAGGGTGGATGTGTACAGATCTCGGGTGGCTGCTTGCATGGCTGGCCCTCTGGCTGCCTGGCCAGGAGGTCGTGTCTTCATGAAGCTTAAAACATTGCTTAAATCTCTAAAGCAAACTTATTGTTGTTCCATTTGAAAGACTCTTTGCTGCCTTGCAATGGTATTGGTCACCTGTGACCCTACACATTCAAATcctttttccaaatgtttttaggaaaaaaaatcaaaattttttacacttaaatcacttttttttttctgaatctgaCAGCTGCTTTATtgtaatttaatgttttgttatttttttttaagctgagcAAAAGTTAAAGGTCATGGTGCTGCCTTACAAATAGCAAAAGCGCTGACAGTCAGTATGAGCTGACCTCCTTAAGGATGTTCAGGAGAGCGGTTTCTGAACAGGTCAGCTGTCCTTCTGGTGCCAGGGAAAGTGTAAAATGCTCCTCGTGAAGCAGGGATTGGCAAGTGAGAGGAGTGTGTGCCTGGTGGCCTCCAGGCCCGCAGCCAGCGTACACTCACTGCTCTGATGCGCACGTGTGAACAGTGGGAAAGAAATTCACAGCTCCTGTCATCGGCTGCAACTCATGGCGGTGCTGTGCTCTGACTTGACTGGGAGACTGCTCTTCTCGAATGAGCTGCCATTTGCTGGTGCTTCCCTCTTCCAAATGCTGAGGCTGTCGGGTTTCTGTTTGGTTCAGGAAAACAGCCGTCTGGAAAGCGAGCTCTTGGAAACGGGAGAGAAGCTGGCGGAATATGAAAGCTTGGCAAGCAAGCTGCAGAGGAACTTGGAGAATGTCCTGACTGAGAAGGTAAATCCTCCTCTCGCCAGCATGTGTCCAGAGCTGAATCTGCTTTGAGCTGGTGGTGGGGTCCCCGGAGGTCTTTACTAAGGGGAATGGACAagtgctgagctgtgcagcCCGACTGCCTCCGGTTAAGGGAGCTGCGGATACCCCACCCTTGCCACAATCCTCTGCTAATTGCTAACAGCAAGCCCTACAGTGAGGCAGTCATTCCACAGGTTTGCagggattttttccccagtattgAGTTTTGCAGTACAGCTCCGTTCTGGGACAGATGATACCTGAGGTGTCCGGTGTTATGTGGCATCTCTGCTAAAACTGCACCTGAAAACTGAGATGAACAGCTGAGTGTGGCGATGATATAACAAACTCATCAGGATATCAGCTTCTCCAAAGGTGTTTCTGTGCATGTGCTTCTATAGACGAAGGCTCCTTGGTGATGATTCTGTAATGATCCTCACCCAGCATCTGTTTTCCAGACTTGTTTCACgttggaaatgtttatttctacaaaatacGCTTATTTTGTACATCCATTAAGACAGAAAGGTGTGGTCTGAAATCAAAGTTAGTATTAAGACTGATGGTAAGATAGCAGCTAGTATCTGTTAGGGAGGTTCTTCCCTTTTTTGGATTCCCTAGGGGAATTTGGATTTCCCTGGgggaataataaataaataaataaataaaacacaagaaagaaaaaatcagaggaaagagggagcaggcagcaggactgCTTGAGAGCTGCATCCCAGCAGGGGCATGTGAAAGACTGACTGGGTCCTGTTGATGCCGTTTCAGTACGGTGACCTCGATCCCAGCAGCGCAGAATTCttcctgcaggaggagaggctggcACAAATGAAGAGCAAGTACGAGCTGCAGTGCAGGGTGAGTcgagccctggggctggggagacCTGGCACCCAAGGGATGCATCTTCACCAAGAGCATCCTTTCTGGAAATGGCTAAGCGTGGCAGCATGCAATGTAATGCTGCTGTTTGTGATGGTTtggttgatttcttttttacattaatCTGTGCTCTTAGGTGGTGGAAAGCTTTTACCGCAGAAGCAAATGGTCGAGAGAAGACAAGATGCCTTAGGGGTGGGCTGGAATAGGATATATGGAGCCTCCTTTGCTCCACTGGTGTAAATCAAGCTTAATTCTGTGTGGCAATGCACCAGTGGCTTGTCTGATTTGTGAAATAAAGGATGCCCTCATTTGAATTTAAAGCTGCAGGAATAAGATATCTGAGTTATGTCAGTTTCTGGAACAGCAATAGTTTAAGAAAATAGAACTATACGGATTTAAAGCTTGCCTTCTCCAATCTTGTGCAGCTGAATGCTCCTTTAAGGTGGGCCTGCAAGTGTCTATTTCCAAACCTGTTTTCTGAGGACTACAATGATGACAACATTCAGCTCACCTGTTCTGCTTTATCCTTTTCCTTCAATGAAGGACCCTCTTGGCTAGAGGCTGCTTAATCTGAAACAACATAGTAGCTCTGTTAAGGAGTTGGAgttgaaaagcaaatattttctagaaatatttGCTGAACTGATGCTGCTTGGTAAGAATCTGCTTGAATGTGCAGCTGACTTCTTTGAGTACTGGCAGATCTGAGTCAATCTTCAAGGTTCACTTTCTGAACCTTTCAAATCTGCAGAGCTGCATGTTTACACATTCATGGATTCATTTTCCTCAATAAACGATGCTCATTGAGCCCAGCACGTTGCATTTTGGCACAAACACTTGGGATATTCTGCTGGCAAGCAGGCAGCAGTACCAGATGGAAATGCACTAATGAGGATATCTCCCTTCTAATTTAATCTTTATGCTTCTGATTTGATTTTCAAGTAGAATGGTGTTTGAGGAGGTATTTCTCaaatatgtttgaaaatgttCCTAAGCTGCTGCTAAAAACTGTGGTGGGAAGGAGGAATAAAGTGGAAGGACCTAGAACATGTAGGTTTTAGAAGCAAAACACCTTATCAGTCTGAAGAAGgctctgttattttattaaacactTCCATGTTACTTGCATGCATTGGAACCTGGAGAAGGTGCTGTTTTACAGACAGGAGGATGGTAACTGGCAAGATTCAGTCTTTACCTACAGCAGCTCTCCCCTAAAAGCTCTGTCACTGGGGTGTGTTGGGGCACAGATGCCTGTCTGCTTTCACTcagctcctttccttcccctcccctgtggtcaggagctgcaggaccaGATAGATGAGCTGCACTCCGAGCTGGAGGAGTACCGCACTCAGGGCAAGGCCTTCAGGCCGTCGCTGAAAAACTCGCTGTCAGAGGAGTTCGACATCGATATTAAAAGTCACGGCAACAGCGGCATTGAACCTGACCAAGGTAAATTATTACAATATTTCACGTGTGGGGAACCTCACTGATGTAGATACATCATCACATCCAAGACTTTATCATGAATAAAGGCTCTCCCAAACCCTCCTAGTGCACTCCTCAAACAACATCCCATTTTAATGTGTAACATTAAGTGGAATATAACTGCTATATTCAAagctaaaacaaacatttgtagTTTCTTGTCTGTGAGGGGAATTCCAGTGATGCAGTAGCTGCCCAAATACATTTAGATTGACTATCAGTTCTATTGAGAACGTAGCTCTTCGGGTTTGAAGCTgtatgtaattattatttttaaaggacttgGTTCAGAAGACTGCAATCCGTTAAACATGAGCATAGAGGCAGAAATGGCCATTGAACAAATGAAGGAGCAACATCACAGGGACTTGCATCACCTCAAACAGGAGCTTGAAGACACGGTGAGCTATTTTCCCTTCAAGCTTCACAACTCTTCCAGGCTTCTCATACGAGTGGTATGCTCTTGGAGAAGGACTTCTGACCCCTGGTGAAACTAGAACCTTTCTGTGAATCTGAGCCTCTGCCTCCCCTGCTCCTACTGGGTGCTGGAGAGGTGCTGGCGAGGGCTGGATGAATGCTGCGTTATATCCGCAGCCGCCCACCAGCTAACGAGAGCAGCGAGCCTTTCAGATGCAGTATTGCATTTCCTGTCTTgaagggctggcacagctgAATTAGCCGCTTCATTCACCCTGGCAGGGAATAATTATGGGTTAGgaaggctgctggcaggagacTGCGTGGGGAATGCTATGCCTGCGCAGTCTGGCGGCGCTGAAACGCGCTCTGTGCTGTGAAAGCACAGAAACGGCTGCTGCAGTGCCGGTGGTGCTGGAACCCACCTGgtggttttccattttctggaCGGGGGTTTCCTGGCTTGCAAGGTTGATCTGGGCTCACAGGTTTGTTCTGCAAGAGCCAGCTCAGGACCAGAAGTCAGGGATCCTGTTGGGGTTCTGCTGCATCTCTTAGACCATCCCTGGACAGAGCTGATAACTCAGCAATGACTCTATCATAGACCACTTTTGAGGGTGTCACAACACAGGGGCACTGAAACTATTCTCACAAAGCTGACAGCTCCCTGCCCTGATTAGCAAGGGGATATGAGGCCCGGGTGTGGGGAACGGGcaccaaaaaaatattatcctgaaattacttttccttAAAGGACTTGTCCCGTGTCATTtgtaaaaagcctttttaaaggGAAGTCCATCATCATCTTAATTTGGGGAGGGGGTTGAAAAAGGAATCAGTGAAATAGTCCACTTGCAATTTGCAAAAGTCACTTAGGACTTGAAAATTATTAGTGGCTTTTCTCGTCTTCGGcaaactgaacagaaaagcaTGGATTTCCCTGGCTTCTACAGAATAATCATCTTTATCCTAGTAAGAAATTAAGCTGCATATCTCAGTATTctttgcagggaaaaacaaTATAAGATGCTAATAATTAAATCAAATCATTCTGTAGAGTATTAGGGCATATGTAACACAGAAATGTACCGAAAACATCTAGAATATGCTGTATAAAACTGATCTATCTTCCTTCTTGCAGGTGAGCCATTACGAGAAGCAGCTAGACGAGACAAAAATCCACTGTGAGAAGGAGCAAGAGGATATGAGGAAGAAGTATACAGAAGAGAAGCACATCATGGAAAAGCAGATAACTGGCCTGAAAAATCAAGTTGCAGAACTGCAAGGAGAGGCAGTGGTGCTCAGGGAACAGCAAGAAATGCTTGACTGCAAGCATaatgatgagaaaaataaactacaaataAGTTTCAATGAGGAAAAAGCCAATCTGCAAGAACTCTTGAGAAAAGAGCATGAGGACGATGTTAGAGCTAGACTGGAAGAGGCAAAGGAGAAGTTCAGTCAAGAACGGGAGGAACTGATTCAGAACGGTGTCTGGGTGGAGGAGAAGATGAGGGTGTTGGTGCAGGCactgcaggaagagaaggaagagctgGAGCATGGCTTCCATGAGCAGCTGAAAAGGATGACAGAAATGCATGCCCTGGAGAAAGAAGAGCTGCTGAGGAAGCacaagcaggagctggaggaggaaaggtgAGTGTGTCCGCCAGCCGTGGTGGCAAAGATCTGCACTGACCACCAGTGCTCGGCACAGTGATGCTGGTGCAGAAGTCATTCCTGAGGCTTATTGCAGGTGTGTTCGCTGAGTGGTGCCATTACCTGCTTCATCCCAGGACACGGGTGGGATGGTACCCAGCAGCTTTTGACTTTTTCCAAGCAGATATTTATTCAAGCAGGTATTTATATTGGTTTTTAGCTCACCTAGAGGCAATGATACTGTTAAAGCATAACCAGATGTGGCTAACTTGAGCTCTGTTCAGTATCCTTGTGCTTTACAGTCCTTTGTACTTAAAGTGTTTGGATTTGGAGGTGTCTTTTTGAAGAAGTAAATGGATGGCTGGTAAATCCGTTTAGGGAGCACTGAGTGTCAACAGAAACTGAAGCTGTCCTGGGGTGACAGGGAGAGATGGGGGACAAGGACATCTTGAGGATGTTCTTGGGACAAGCCCCCATAAATCTGATAAGGAGCACAGGAAAGGCATTTATTGTGTGCAAAACAATTTCAAAGGACACTTCATGAGTTATACCCTTCCAAGGCAATtagatttttggttttgaagttTCAACAAACTGCCTTAAATTTAACTTTGGCCCTCAGAAACATCCATCAAATAGTAGTTCCACTAAAACTCAGCGGAAATAGTAACttttcagcttgttttattgagtaggttaaaaaaaaaaaaactgagtcTTTCTGAGTTAGGTCAGAGTTTAGTAATGTATTATGTTAACcatgtttaggaaaaaaatggaaattgacTATAACAGAAGAGCATCTCATGCTGAAACTCAGTTTTCTGTGGACACACAAACActtgtaaataaatatgaagagaCGATCCAAAATCTGGAAAGAAGCTACCAGCGGGAGTTGCATGATCTTGTTgaacagcagagagaggaaaaatctCAGTGGGAGTTTGAAAAGGATGAAGTTGCCCAGGAGGTTGCCGAAGCCCatgagcagctgaaggaaagcCTGGCAAATgaaaaggctgctgctgctgccctgatACAAGAGAAAGAACTGCTGGAGAAGAATTTCAAGGAGGAAGTGAACAAGCTGGTGTGCGAGAAGGAGCAGCTCCAGAAAGAGCTGCGAGACCTGAGGAACGCTGCTgagaagcaagaggaaaagctgAATGCTAAAATAACACAACTCCAAAACGACCATGAGAAAGAGCTAAAGGACAAAGAGGAGCATATATCCGTGGTGGAGGAAAATGGGAGGCTGGTCAGCCAAAAGCTGGAGAGACTCAACAGTGAGTATaagcaagagaaagaacaaCTAAATTCCAAACTTCTTGCTTTGGAAAGTTTAAACAAAGACATTTGTGTgcaagcagaaacagaaaaggcagaaatgaatCTGGAAATCTCAAAccttcaagaaaaaatacagaaattgcaGTGGGAGACGGTTAGTTTTTCCGCACTGCAGAATCATTATAGGGTCCTGGAAAATGAATAtgcaaaagcaaagagcaaaattGCTTCTTTCTCTAGCATGGAGCCTCTGGGAGACGATGCAGATGTGCTCATAAATCTGCAGAAAGTGCATGAGCAAGCTGTGAAGGAAAACGTCAGGATGGCTTCTGAGATCGTCAGGCTGCAGCAACGGCTGCGAGCTGTGGAGCGGGAGCCCCCCAGACCTCCTGGGTCTGGTCGCTCCGACCCTGGTGCAGAACCAGAACAACTGCAAGACAGAAGGGATCCCCCTCTCCAAGGGCTGCCCTGTGATCGCAGAGATGCAGGCAAGGCAGTAGGTGTGAATGTCTGTCCAGTTTGGGAGGCTGACGCTGCAGACCTGGAAGAAATGCTTGAGATGTGCTCTGCTGTGGAGAAACCATGGGATGAAAGCGGAGCAGACGGCCACGCGCTCAGGTTGCAGGCGTGTCAgatgcaaggaaataaaatggcagTGGGAAGTGATTATAATCTTGGTTATGACAAAAATCAAGAGCTAGGTTCTCAGGtgcctctgctgcagaaaaagagagatcttGAGAGAGTTTCCAGAGTAAAAACACTACAAAATGATCCGAAGCAGCAGAATGTCCATCTGCTGAATAACAGAATAGCTTCCCGGAGTAAAGGGTTTCATTCTGATGCTTCAAAGCTGCGGACTGATCTCAAGAGAGCTGAAGAGCTGACTGAAGCCTCTCTCCAGCTGGAACACGCTCCTGGATCAGTGAATGACAACCTGAAGGATGCGATTCCTCAGCTTTGGAAAAGGGtcaaggagctgcaggaaaggTTGGTGGCACAGGCTAAGCTTCTGTCACTCCAGGAAGAAATCCAGGTAGAAAACAAGGATCTAAAATCTGAAGTGATCaagttaattgaaaaaaataaagccctaGAAGACAGCCTGTGTAAGCTGAGAAGCTTTCATTGCAAGCTCGAAGCAGGTAACCTGGCAGGCATGAagctcagagaagaaaacacacagctCCTCAAAAAAGCTAAAGAACTGGAAGATGGTCAAAACCAAGATGCACAAGGAAAACTGGATGTGCACGGTGAGAAGTTAAGGCTGTGGTGCCAGCTTGGAAAAATGGAAGGACAACCTGAAATGCTTGGGGTCCTGCAGGATGAGCAGGCACAATGTGACAGCCCAACAAAAGAAATGTTGGCAGACAAGAGGGAGCTGCAAGAACCCAACAGAAAGCTGGAGGAGAAAGTTACTGCCCTGCTGAGCCAAAACGGTGTGCATTTCcatgaggagaaggaggagaggaacaCAGTGACGCACGGCTTGCAAAGCACATGCACTGAGCTGCAGCAAAAAGTTGATCTCTTGAGGTAACGTACACTAAAACCTTGTGGGAAGCGTGCCGGCCCCGCAATGCTCCAACGTGCTGCTTGCTCCACGTAGAAACTAACCTAGTGTCCCCCTGACCTCTTCATAGCCCTACTGACCGCCCCACGGCTGCTGCATTAACCTCTGTAGCTTAGCTCTGAGTAGAAAAGGGTGCCTCGGACTCTAACCGTAGCAGGCAGGCTGTCGAAGCGTGGATAACGATGGCTGAAATGAGCGTGCGTGACTTGCTTCTCTCTGAACATGACCTAAAGTGATGGGTAAAACCAGCAActtgctgctctgcctgtggACGCAGGCATCTTCGCGGTGTATACTTCACGTATCAGAGGTCCCTGTGTTCTTATGTCTAAAATGTTGTGGTAACGTTTCcagaatgcttttaatttttttttactaat contains the following coding sequences:
- the NIN gene encoding ninein isoform X4; amino-acid sequence: MDEAEQDQYEARLKELFDSFDSTGTGSLGQEELTDLCHVLHLEEVAPALQQTLLQGNLLGRVHFDQFKEALILILSRTLSNEEHFQEPDSSPEAQPKYIKGGKRYGRRSLPEFRASVEDFTEVTVLEPLGEEARPPHIAPGGCEEHWKTRGSEEYEAEGQLRFWNPDDLNASPGTSLPTPEWIEEKLQEVCEHLGITRDGHLNRKKLVSICEQFGLQNVSGEVLEGVLHSLDQDGTMSVEDFFYGLLRNGKPLTPSASTPYRQLKRHLSMQSFDESGRRTAGPTAMPSTLGFCLFSSLDDGMGYGCVEGILDCWHQEGVENSQDILKALDFSLDGKVNLTELTLALENELLITKNSIHQAALASFKMEIRHLLERVDQVAREKEKLRSDLEKAEKLKSLMASEVDDHHAAIERRNEYNLRKLDEEYKERIAALKNELRKEREQILQQANKQRLELEQEIEKLKTDENYIRDRLTLSLKENSRLESELLETGEKLAEYESLASKLQRNLENVLTEKYGDLDPSSAEFFLQEERLAQMKSKYELQCRELQDQIDELHSELEEYRTQGKAFRPSLKNSLSEEFDIDIKSHGNSGIEPDQGLGSEDCNPLNMSIEAEMAIEQMKEQHHRDLHHLKQELEDTVSHYEKQLDETKIHCEKEQEDMRKKYTEEKHIMEKQITGLKNQVAELQGEAVVLREQQEMLDCKHNDEKNKLQISFNEEKANLQELLRKEHEDDVRARLEEAKEKFSQEREELIQNGVWVEEKMRVLVQALQEEKEELEHGFHEQLKRMTEMHALEKEELLRKHKQELEEERKKMEIDYNRRASHAETQFSVDTQTLVNKYEETIQNLERSYQRELHDLVEQQREEKSQWEFEKDEVAQEVAEAHEQLKESLANEKAAAAALIQEKELLEKNFKEEVNKLVCEKEQLQKELRDLRNAAEKQEEKLNAKITQLQNDHEKELKDKEEHISVVEENGRLVSQKLERLNSEYKQEKEQLNSKLLALESLNKDICVQAETEKAEMNLEISNLQEKIQKLQWETVSFSALQNHYRVLENEYAKAKSKIASFSSMEPLGDDADVLINLQKVHEQAVKENVRMASEIVRLQQRLRAVEREPPRPPGSGRSDPGAEPEQLQDRRDPPLQGLPCDRRDAGKAVGVNVCPVWEADAADLEEMLEMCSAVEKPWDESGADGHALRLQACQMQGNKMAVGSDYNLGYDKNQELGSQVPLLQKKRDLERVSRVKTLQNDPKQQNVHLLNNRIASRSKGFHSDASKLRTDLKRAEELTEASLQLEHAPGSVNDNLKDAIPQLWKRVKELQERLVAQAKLLSLQEEIQVENKDLKSEVIKLIEKNKALEDSLCKLRSFHCKLEAGNLAGMKLREENTQLLKKAKELEDGQNQDAQGKLDVHGEKLRLWCQLGKMEGQPEMLGVLQDEQAQCDSPTKEMLADKRELQEPNRKLEEKVTALLSQNGVHFHEEKEERNTVTHGLQSTCTELQQKVDLLRCEAEKLREENTALKNEVTLLNEEGSASSLKLRELNGSREEMRQKIEAVRKEKVAVQKMVDNLKKQVADLKTRNQQLDSENTELSQRNSKSQADVQDLNQQLARVLKQKEREVGKCTLEEWEKERLVLKEELENSKLKSSNMVSSLEMELSKTKVQAHILEQENHILKQELEKTKQLPRCPDLSDLQNEVSGLIAKNEKLLKEKEALSEELNRCIDKVAKVSFLENAVGSLKQEQKSWEQQSQTLKTQLTVAQEKVQSLDETLQNTNLQVSRLKSDLRVVQQEKETLEQEVMSLHKQLQNANEKA
- the NIN gene encoding ninein isoform X1, producing the protein MDEAEQDQYEARLKELFDSFDSTGTGSLGQEELTDLCHVLHLEEVAPALQQTLLQGNLLGRVHFDQFKEALILILSRTLSNEEHFQEPDSSPEAQPKYIKGGKRYGRRSLPEFRASVEDFTEVTVLEPLGEEARPPHIAPGGCEEHWKTRGSEEYEAEGQLRFWNPDDLNASPGTSLPTPEWIEEKLQEVCEHLGITRDGHLNRKKLVSICEQFGLQNVSGEVLEGVLHSLDQDGTMSVEDFFYGLLRNGKPLTPSASTPYRQLKRHLSMQSFDESGRRTAGPTAMPSTLGFCLFSSLDDGMGYGCVEGILDCWHQEGVENSQDILKALDFSLDGKVNLTELTLALENELLITKNSIHQAALASFKMEIRHLLERVDQVAREKEKLRSDLEKAEKLKSLMASEVDDHHAAIERRNEYNLRKLDEEYKERIAALKNELRKEREQILQQANKQRLELEQEIEKLKTDENYIRDRLTLSLKENSRLESELLETGEKLAEYESLASKLQRNLENVLTEKYGDLDPSSAEFFLQEERLAQMKSKYELQCRELQDQIDELHSELEEYRTQGKAFRPSLKNSLSEEFDIDIKSHGNSGIEPDQGLGSEDCNPLNMSIEAEMAIEQMKEQHHRDLHHLKQELEDTVSHYEKQLDETKIHCEKEQEDMRKKYTEEKHIMEKQITGLKNQVAELQGEAVVLREQQEMLDCKHNDEKNKLQISFNEEKANLQELLRKEHEDDVRARLEEAKEKFSQEREELIQNGVWVEEKMRVLVQALQEEKEELEHGFHEQLKRMTEMHALEKEELLRKHKQELEEERKKMEIDYNRRASHAETQFSVDTQTLVNKYEETIQNLERSYQRELHDLVEQQREEKSQWEFEKDEVAQEVAEAHEQLKESLANEKAAAAALIQEKELLEKNFKEEVNKLVCEKEQLQKELRDLRNAAEKQEEKLNAKITQLQNDHEKELKDKEEHISVVEENGRLVSQKLERLNSEYKQEKEQLNSKLLALESLNKDICVQAETEKAEMNLEISNLQEKIQKLQWETVSFSALQNHYRVLENEYAKAKSKIASFSSMEPLGDDADVLINLQKVHEQAVKENVRMASEIVRLQQRLRAVEREPPRPPGSGRSDPGAEPEQLQDRRDPPLQGLPCDRRDAGKAVGVNVCPVWEADAADLEEMLEMCSAVEKPWDESGADGHALRLQACQMQGNKMAVGSDYNLGYDKNQELGSQVPLLQKKRDLERVSRVKTLQNDPKQQNVHLLNNRIASRSKGFHSDASKLRTDLKRAEELTEASLQLEHAPGSVNDNLKDAIPQLWKRVKELQERLVAQAKLLSLQEEIQVENKDLKSEVIKLIEKNKALEDSLCKLRSFHCKLEAGNLAGMKLREENTQLLKKAKELEDGQNQDAQGKLDVHGEKLRLWCQLGKMEGQPEMLGVLQDEQAQCDSPTKEMLADKRELQEPNRKLEEKVTALLSQNGVHFHEEKEERNTVTHGLQSTCTELQQKVDLLRCEAEKLREENTALKNEVTLLNEEGSASSLKLRELNGSREEMRQKIEAVRKEKVAVQKMVDNLKKQVADLKTRNQQLDSENTELSQRNSKSQADVQDLNQQLARVLKQKEREVGKCTLEEWEKERLVLKEELENSKLKSSNMVSSLEMELSKTKVQAHILEQENHILKQELEKTKQLPRCPDLSDLQNEVSGLIAKNEKLLKEKEALSEELNRCIDKVAKVSFLENAVGSLKQEQKSWEQQSQTLKTQLTVAQEKVQSLDETLQNTNLQVSRLKSDLRVVQQEKETLEQEVMSLHKQLQNANEKNRVLERAVPSPGPQEQQRCSQRDEPEQQQLGQENERLRREVHSTTADLALAREKIRQLESTILSLKHQKHQSQSGIVKAIEQEKLSLKRECEQLQKELSSANRKISQMNSLEHELESSSENEGLRKKQVKLDDQLMEMLHSSSSVMLSQPPHPWELQQQGCAVVPKDQFLQLQHQLLQAERRSQRLQEELESRPSETNMQQGGHEQLLKTMEERMMDVEQKLRLVKRLLQDKVNQLKEQLSKNTKADAMVKDLYVENAQLLKALEMTEQRQRTAEKKNYLLEEKIANLNKIVKNLASPAFSSASELRS
- the NIN gene encoding ninein isoform X2, producing MDEAEQDQYEARLKELFDSFDSTGTGSLGQEELTDLCHVLHLEEVAPALQQTLLQGNLLGRVHFDQFKEALILILSRTLSNEEHFQEPDSSPEAQPKYIKGGKRYGRRSLPEFRASVEDFTEVTVLEPLGEEARPPHIAPGGCEEHWKTRGSEEYEAEGQLRFWNPDDLNASPGTSLPTPEWIEEKLQEVCEHLGITRDGHLNRKKLVSICEQFGLQNVSGEVLEGVLHSLDQDGTMSVEDFFYGLLRNGKPLTPSASTPYRQLKRHLSMQSFDESGRRTAGPTAMPSTLGFCLFSSLDDGMGYGCVEGILDCWHQEGVENSQDILKALDFSLDGKVNLTELTLALENELLITKNSIHQAALASFKMEIRHLLERVDQVAREKEKLRSDLEKAEKLKSLMASEVDDHHAAIERRNEYNLRKLDEEYKERIAALKNELRKEREQILQQANKQRLELEQEIEKLKTDENYIRDRLTLSLKENSRLESELLETGEKLAEYESLASKLQRNLENVLTEKYGDLDPSSAEFFLQEERLAQMKSKYELQCRELQDQIDELHSELEEYRTQGKAFRPSLKNSLSEEFDIDIKSHGNSGIEPDQGLGSEDCNPLNMSIEAEMAIEQMKEQHHRDLHHLKQELEDTVSHYEKQLDETKIHCEKEQEDMRKKYTEEKHIMEKQITGLKNQVAELQGEAVVLREQQEMLDCKHNDEKNKLQISFNEEKANLQELLRKEHEDDVRARLEEAKEKFSQEREELIQNGVWVEEKMRVLVQALQEEKEELEHGFHEQLKRMTEMHALEKEELLRKHKQELEEERKKMEIDYNRRASHAETQFSVDTQTLVNKYEETIQNLERSYQRELHDLVEQQREEKSQWEFEKDEVAQEVAEAHEQLKESLANEKAAAAALIQEKELLEKNFKEEVNKLVCEKEQLQKELRDLRNAAEKQEEKLNAKITQLQNDHEKELKDKEEHISVVEENGRLVSQKLERLNSEYKQEKEQLNSKLLALESLNKDICVQAETEKAEMNLEISNLQEKIQKLQWETVSFSALQNHYRVLENEYAKAKSKIASFSSMEPLGDDADVLINLQKVHEQAVKENVRMASEIVRLQQRLRAVEREPPRPPGSGRSDPGAEPEQLQDRRDPPLQGLPCDRRDAGKAVGVNVCPVWEADAADLEEMLEMCSAVEKPWDESGADGHALRLQACQMQGNKMAVGSDYNLGYDKNQELGSQVPLLQKKRDLERVSRVKTLQNDPKQQNVHLLNNRIASRSKGFHSDASKLRTDLKRAEELTEASLQLEHAPGSVNDNLKDAIPQLWKRVKELQERLVAQAKLLSLQEEIQVENKDLKSEVIKLIEKNKALEDSLCKLRSFHCKLEAGNLAGMKLREENTQLLKKAKELEDGQNQDAQGKLDVHGEKLRLWCQLGKMEGQPEMLGVLQDEQAQCDSPTKEMLADKRELQEPNRKLEEKVTALLSQNGVHFHEEKEERNTVTHGLQSTCTELQQKVDLLRCEAEKLREENTALKNEVTLLNEEGSASSLKLRELNGSREEMRQKIEAVRKEKVAVQKMVDNLKKQVADLKTRNQQLDSENTELSQRNSKSQADVQDLNQQLARVLKQKEREVGKCTLEEWEKERLVLKEELENSKLKSSNMVSSLEMELSKTKVQAHILEQENHILKQELEKTKQLPRCPDLSDLQNEVSGLIAKNEKLLKEKEALSEELNRCIDKVAKVSFLENAVGSLKQEQKSWEQQSQTLKTQLTVAQEKVQSLDETLQNTNLQVSRLKSDLRVVQQEKETLEQEVMSLHKQLQNANEKNRVLERAVPSPGPQEQQRCSQRDEPEQQQLGQENERLRREVHSTTADLALAREKIRQLESTILSLKHQKHQSQSGIVKAIEQEKLSLKRECEQLQKELSSANRKISQMNSLEHELESSSENEGLRKKQVKLDDQLMEMLHSSSSVMLSQPPHPWELQQQGCAVVPKDQFLQLQHQLLQAERRSQRLQEELESRPSETNMQQALLPEQRAVHADSYRRIGHL